The bacterium DNA segment AGGGGAATCATTTTTCTCATAGTCCGGGATTTTACTGAAAGAGCGGAAGATTGTATTGAACGAATGAAACCTTCTTCAGGGATTTAGAAGTGATTTGATCGATAGCGGGCCGGTGTTCGGCCCGTCACTTGTTTAAAGCTTCGAGTAAAGTGGCTCTGGTCGGCGAAGCCGTTCTTGATCGCGATTTCAGCAATTGGCTCGTTTGTTTCGAGTAGATCCTGCTGCGCCTGTTGAATGCGAACAAGCCTGACATAATCTCCTACGGTGCATCCGTGATACCTGCGGAACACACGCGCAAGATGTACAGGATGGACTCCAGCTTCCTTGGCCAACTCCCAGATCCTCAAAGGCTGTGGAGTTGACATCAGCAATTCCAAAACGCGCTTTAGCCAAACGGGATAAGGATGCTCCAGGTGAAATTGACTTCGGGCTGTGAGCGCGAGCATTTCCGTCAAGAGTGATTCCACCACGAGCTCTGAAAAAGAATCCGGACTTTGCAATTCTCCAGCTAGCCTGGCGCTGATCGGAATGAGGTGCGGAGTCTGAAAATAAAATGGATTTTGGACAGCCAAACGCGGGCGAAACCGTGCCATCCACTGCGGTCCCAAATCGAGACTCAGGCACAAACTTTTTTTAGAAAGAAATCTTTCGCGATGAGTTTCTCCAGCCGGTCTGTAAATCAGACTGCTCGCGAAACATTCACGCGACTTCAACCCGAAATGCTCCTGAAATCGGCCGCGCAAAACGAGGACGATTCGTGCGTTTTCGTGCGAGTGAGCACTGGTGAGTCCTCCGGCAAAATATTCAGTTGCGTGGATCGTTAAATCGCCGAAGGTACGGCTCTGAAGAATCCTGTATCCAGTCGACAATCTATTTAGCAGGTGGTGGTGGCGGCGGATTCATAGATGCATGGTCTACGATATAGAGCCATTTCCCGTTAATCTTACGGGACGTATCACTGAAGCGCCCTTCCATTTGGATTGGCTCTCCGCCGGCTTTTGGAACCAGCGTAACAGAATAGCGTCCCCATGCGAAAGACAGGTCTCCCACGACCGTTTCGCAATCAACGCTACATTGAACATCACCATGATTCA contains these protein-coding regions:
- a CDS encoding AraC family transcriptional regulator — protein: MSTGYRILQSRTFGDLTIHATEYFAGGLTSAHSHENARIVLVLRGRFQEHFGLKSRECFASSLIYRPAGETHRERFLSKKSLCLSLDLGPQWMARFRPRLAVQNPFYFQTPHLIPISARLAGELQSPDSFSELVVESLLTEMLALTARSQFHLEHPYPVWLKRVLELLMSTPQPLRIWELAKEAGVHPVHLARVFRRYHGCTVGDYVRLVRIQQAQQDLLETNEPIAEIAIKNGFADQSHFTRSFKQVTGRTPARYRSNHF
- a CDS encoding nuclear transport factor 2 family protein, whose translation is MRRLTVKKLFILFIIPALIIGIWTFGTVNAQADRICVCHVEDKDSGDGHVIEVDNNSLKGHLNHGDVQCSVDCETVVGDLSFAWGRYSVTLVPKAGGEPIQMEGRFSDTSRKINGKWLYIVDHASMNPPPPPPAK